A single region of the Stigmatopora argus isolate UIUO_Sarg chromosome 6, RoL_Sarg_1.0, whole genome shotgun sequence genome encodes:
- the stimate gene encoding store-operated calcium entry regulator STIMATE, with the protein MADSGVHTLSERGDGTGLSAVSLINTSSGPTPAPENKGCENGALMDSFGIFLQGLLAVMAFSILMLKRLREPKHERRPWKIWFLDTSKQAIGMLFIHFANVYLSDLTEEDPCSLYLINFLLDASLGMLFIYAGVRAISAVVEWRQWESLRFGEYGEPIQCTAWLGQCILYILIMMFEKVLIMLVLLIPIWKKLALHNPIENPNLELAIVMLIVPFFVNALMFWVVDNFLMKKHRTKAKLEEREEDSRGNGKVRYRRALSHDDSESEILFSADDEMDESDEEDVRRLTGLKTVKKKKLRMGIPV; encoded by the exons ATGGCTGATAGTGGAGTACACACACTGTCCGAGCGGGGAGACGGGACAGGACTGTCTGCGGTGTCCCTCATCAACACGTCCTCGGGACCGACCCCTGCTCCGGAGAACAAGGGTTGTGAGAATGGTGCACTGATGGACTCTTTTGGGATCTTCCTTCAAGGACTCCTCGCTGTAATGGCTTTCAGCATTCTCATGT TGAAACGCCTCCGGGAGCCCAAACATGAGAGGAGACCTTGGAAAATCTG GTTTCTGGATACTTCCAAACAAGCTATTGGGATGCTCTTCATCCACTTTGCCAATGTTTACCTTTCAGACCTTACTGAGGAGGATCCCTGCTCGTT ATACCTCATTAACTTCCTATTAGATGCCTCTCTTGGCATGTTGTTCATCTACGCCGGTGTACGAGCCATCAGTGCAGTTGTGGAGTGGAGGCAATGGGAATCTCTCCGCTTTGGAGAATACG GCGAGCCTATCCAATGCACAGCATGGTTGGGTCAGTGTATTCTCTACATTCTCATCATGATGTTTGAGAAAGTCCTGATAATGCTCGTCCTCCTCATCCCCATATGGAAGAAG ctggcACTCCACAACCCTATAGAAAATCCAAACTTGGAACTGGCCATCGTCATGCTCATCGTTCCATTCTTCGTTAAC GCGCTTATGTTTTGGGTGGTCGACAATTTTCTCATGAAAAAGCATAGGACCAAAGCGAAGTTGGAAGAAAGGGAAGAAGACTCACGAGGGAACGGGAAAGTGCGTTACAGACGAGCTCTGTCCCACGACGATTCCGAGTCAGAG atACTTTTCTCAGCTGATGATGAAATGGACGAGTCGGACGAGGAAGATGTTCGGCGACTCACGGGTCTGAAGACGGTTAAGAAGAAAAAGCTACGTATGGGAATCCCCGTTTGA
- the sfmbt1 gene encoding scm-like with four MBT domains protein 1 isoform X2 yields the protein MAKDKSNPLIVVEGHLTGMSRESLESDGDGANDASDFNWDDYMEETGAVSVPHHAFKHVDQGLQTGLTPGMKLEVCVRSESDSPYWVASIITTCGQLLLLRYEGYQDNRSADFWCDTMTADLHPLGWSRQHGKLMRAPDSVREKHQDWESLLEKVLTEECSVPANLLELPQHGRDPMELLSAGCYVELQDSVDPGFGWAATLEENVGGRLKLRLVGTEGLPDTPATLWLFYLHPRLHPPGWVQEHGCTLRPPSELLALRTEEEWEEVRQRIIALPQDEALTAELNKDQPAISVHCFKEGMKIEAVDPASPICIRPATVTKVFSELYFLVTMDDLCGIEESEASRRCFLCHRDSPGIFPAQWSLKNGLPLSPPPGYQGPDFDWADYLKHCEAEAAPQNCFPTESVEHSFKESMKLEAVNPLSPENIHVATVTRVKGQYIWLSLEGLKQPMPELTVHVDSLDIFPVSWCETNGYPLVYPIKPLENERKIAVVQPEKQAPSKSSSPVTVKQHVANQPEAGQGNGKYCCPKIYFNHRCFSGPYLNKGRIAELPQFIGPGNCVLVLKEVLTLLINSAYKPSRVLRELQLDQESRWQGHGETLKAKYKGKSYRATVEIVRTADRVADFCRKTCIKLECCPNLFGPRMVLEHCSENCSVLTKTKYTYYYGKKKSKRVGRPPGGHSNLEAGVKRRGRRRKRRKQLFVHKKRRSSTSVDNTPAGSPQGSGEEEDLDEDDSLSEDSGSELQDDLQDDSEQSVEKSQPPTPSPSPPTTPRPTRRRRKPRSPSFSDDENHPPSPKTSKTEPPQKLCLDTSPLEWSVTDVVRFIRTTDCAPLARIFMDQEIDGQAMLLLNLPTVQECMDLKLGPAIKLCHHIERVKLAFYQQFAT from the exons GTGGACCAGGGTCTACAGACTGGCCTAACTCCTGGTATGAAGctggaggtgtgtgtgcgcTCAGAGTCTGACAGTCCTTACTGGGTGGCCAGCATCATCACAACATGCGGCCAGCTGCTGCTGCTCCGCTATGAAGGATACCAGGATAACCGCAGTGCTGACTTCTGGTGTGACACCATGACGGCTGACCTGCACCCGTTAGGGTGGAGCCGGCAGCACGGCAAGCTCATGAGAGCCCCGGACA GTGTGCGCGAGAAGCACCAGGACTGGGAGTCTTTACTTGAAAAGGTCCTGACGGAGGAGTGCAGCGTGCCTGCCAACCTGTTAGAATTG CCTCAGCATGGTCGAGACCCAATGGAGCTGCTGAGTGCCGGTTGCTATGTGGAGCTGCAGGACAGCGTTGACCCGGGGTTTGGCTGGGCCGCTACGCTGGAGGAGAATGTCGGAGGAAGGCTGAAGTTGCGGCTGGTTGGCACTGAGGGGCTCCCTGACACACCTGCCACCCTTTGGCTCTTTTATCTCCACCCACGCCTCCACCCACCAGGCTGGGTTCAAGAGCACGGATGCACCCTCAGGCCTCCTTCTG AACTACTGGCACTACGAACAGAGGAAGAGTGGGAAGAGGTGAGGCAGAGGATAATTGCACTTCCTCAAGATGAAGCTCTGACTGCAGAGCTCAATAAG GACCAGCCTGCCATTTCTGTCCATTGTTTTAAAGAAGGGATGAAAATAGAAGCGGTGGACCCTGCATCGCCAATCTGTATTAGGCCGGCCACTGTCACCAAG GTTTTCAGTGAGCTGTACTTTCTGGTAACAATGGATGACCTTTGTGGTATTGAGGAGTCCGAAGCCTCAAGGCGCTGCTTTCTGTGCCACAGAGACAGCCCTGGGATCTTTCCTGCTCAGTGGAGTCTTAAAAATGGGCTCCCACTCAGCCCACCACCAG GGTATCAGGGTCCAGACTTTGACTGGGCAGATTACCTAAAACATTGTGAAGCTGAAGCAGCCCCTCAGAACTGCTTTCCAACT GAGAGTGTTGAACATAGCTTTAAAGAGTCCATGAAACTGGAGGCTGTCAACCCGCTGTCACCAGAGAACATTCACGTAGCAACAGTCACCAGGGTGAAAGGGCAGTACATTTGGCTCAGCCTGGAAG GTCTAAAACAGCCCATGCCAGAGTTGACAGTTCATGTGGATTCTCTCGACATCTTCCCTGTGAGCTGGTGTGAGACAAACGGCTATCCACTGGTGTACCCCATCAAGCCTTTGG AAAATGAGAGGAAGATTGCTGTAGTGCAGCCCGAAAAACA AGCTCCATCAAAGTCGTCATCACCAGTGACTGTTAAGCAACATGTGGCCAATCAACCAGAAGCTG GACAGGGTAATGGAAAATACTGTTGCCCCAAGATCTACTTTAACCATCGTTGTTTTTCTGGCCCATACCTTAATAAGGGACGCATAGCTGAACTCCCTCAGTTCATTGGCCCTGGAAATTGTGTCCTTGTGCTCAAAGAG GTTTTGACTCTTCTCATCAACTCTGCATACAAACCAAGCCGCGTGCTAAGGGAGTTGCAGTTGGATCAGGAAAGTCGCTGGCAAGGGCATGGAGAGACTCTCAAAGCCAA ATACAAGGGAAAGAGTTACAGGGCAACAGTGGAAATAGTCCGCACAGCAGATCGAGTGGCAGACTTCTGCAGGAAAACCTGCATCAAGTTAGAATGCTGTCCCAACCTTTTTGGACCTCGCATGGTTCTGGAGCACTGCTCAGAGAACTGCTCTGTCCTCACCAAGACCAAATACA CGTACTACTACGGAAAGAAGAAGAGCAAACGCGTGGGGCGTCCGCCTGGAGGCCACTCAAACCTCGAGGCTGGAGTGAAGAGACGAGGGAGAAGGAGGAAAAGAAGGAAGCAGCTCTTTGTCCATAAAAAGAGACGCTCTTCAACATCGGTAGATAACACTCCTGCTGGGTCTCCACAG GGAAGTGGAGAAGAAGAAGATCTTGATGAAGATGACTCCCTAAGTGAAGACTCTGGCTCAGAACTGCAGGATGATCTCCAAGATGATTCCGAACAATCGGTAGAAAAGTCCCAGCCCCCCACACCGTCCCCATCACCACCTACAACACCGAGACCCACGAGGCGGCGGCGGAAACCCCGTTCGCCCTCTTTCTCTGATGATGAGAATCATCCTCCTTCACCAAAG ACATCAAAGACAGAACCTCCTCAAAAGTTGTGCTTGGACACCAGCCCGCTGGAATGGAGCGTGACTGATGTAGTTCGTTTTATCAGAACTACTGACTGTGCACCTCTAGCACGCATTTTCATGGATCAA GAGATTGACGGACAGGCTATGCTGCTGCTGAACCTTCCAACTGTGCAGGAGTGTATGGACTTGAAGCTGGGACCAGCCATCAAGCTGTGCCACCACATAGAGAGGGTCAAACTGGCGTTTTATCAACAATTTGCCACGTAG
- the mustn1b gene encoding musculoskeletal embryonic nuclear protein 1b, which translates to MDRGSVAVLYIYLHHVRLAGGKRHTQGVETTQKTRDTKTWRKMSQPGEVIKKKRPPMKEEDLKGARSKLGLRGEVKSKTYEVMAECERMGKVAPSVFCNVRTGTETSLEKPAANAMGPSVFNK; encoded by the exons ATGGACAGAGGGTCTGTAgctgtactatatatatatctgcatCACGTCAGGCTTGCCGGGGGTAAAAGACACACCCAAGGCGTGGAGACGACACAGAAAACAAGAGACACCAAGACTTGGAGGAAGATGTCGCAG CCAGGCGAAGTGATAAAGAAGAAGCGTCCACCCATGAAGGAGGAGGACCTGAAAGGAGCCCGCAGCAAACTGGGCCTGAGGGGTGAAGTCAAGAGTAAGACCTATGAGGTCATGGCGGAGTGTG agCGAATGGGCAAAGTTGCACCATCAGTGTTTTGCAATGTAAGAACAGGGACTGAGACATCCCTGGAAAAGCCTGCTGCCAATGCCATGGGACCCAGTGTCTTCAACAAGTAG
- the sfmbt1 gene encoding scm-like with four MBT domains protein 1 isoform X1: MAKDKSNPLIVVEGHLTGMSRESLESDGDGANDASDFNWDDYMEETGAVSVPHHAFKHVDQGLQTGLTPGMKLEVCVRSESDSPYWVASIITTCGQLLLLRYEGYQDNRSADFWCDTMTADLHPLGWSRQHGKLMRAPDSVREKHQDWESLLEKVLTEECSVPANLLELPQHGRDPMELLSAGCYVELQDSVDPGFGWAATLEENVGGRLKLRLVGTEGLPDTPATLWLFYLHPRLHPPGWVQEHGCTLRPPSELLALRTEEEWEEVRQRIIALPQDEALTAELNKDQPAISVHCFKEGMKIEAVDPASPICIRPATVTKVFSELYFLVTMDDLCGIEESEASRRCFLCHRDSPGIFPAQWSLKNGLPLSPPPGYQGPDFDWADYLKHCEAEAAPQNCFPTESVEHSFKESMKLEAVNPLSPENIHVATVTRVKGQYIWLSLEGLKQPMPELTVHVDSLDIFPVSWCETNGYPLVYPIKPLENERKIAVVQPEKHRAPSKSSSPVTVKQHVANQPEAGQGNGKYCCPKIYFNHRCFSGPYLNKGRIAELPQFIGPGNCVLVLKEVLTLLINSAYKPSRVLRELQLDQESRWQGHGETLKAKYKGKSYRATVEIVRTADRVADFCRKTCIKLECCPNLFGPRMVLEHCSENCSVLTKTKYTYYYGKKKSKRVGRPPGGHSNLEAGVKRRGRRRKRRKQLFVHKKRRSSTSVDNTPAGSPQGSGEEEDLDEDDSLSEDSGSELQDDLQDDSEQSVEKSQPPTPSPSPPTTPRPTRRRRKPRSPSFSDDENHPPSPKTSKTEPPQKLCLDTSPLEWSVTDVVRFIRTTDCAPLARIFMDQEIDGQAMLLLNLPTVQECMDLKLGPAIKLCHHIERVKLAFYQQFAT, encoded by the exons GTGGACCAGGGTCTACAGACTGGCCTAACTCCTGGTATGAAGctggaggtgtgtgtgcgcTCAGAGTCTGACAGTCCTTACTGGGTGGCCAGCATCATCACAACATGCGGCCAGCTGCTGCTGCTCCGCTATGAAGGATACCAGGATAACCGCAGTGCTGACTTCTGGTGTGACACCATGACGGCTGACCTGCACCCGTTAGGGTGGAGCCGGCAGCACGGCAAGCTCATGAGAGCCCCGGACA GTGTGCGCGAGAAGCACCAGGACTGGGAGTCTTTACTTGAAAAGGTCCTGACGGAGGAGTGCAGCGTGCCTGCCAACCTGTTAGAATTG CCTCAGCATGGTCGAGACCCAATGGAGCTGCTGAGTGCCGGTTGCTATGTGGAGCTGCAGGACAGCGTTGACCCGGGGTTTGGCTGGGCCGCTACGCTGGAGGAGAATGTCGGAGGAAGGCTGAAGTTGCGGCTGGTTGGCACTGAGGGGCTCCCTGACACACCTGCCACCCTTTGGCTCTTTTATCTCCACCCACGCCTCCACCCACCAGGCTGGGTTCAAGAGCACGGATGCACCCTCAGGCCTCCTTCTG AACTACTGGCACTACGAACAGAGGAAGAGTGGGAAGAGGTGAGGCAGAGGATAATTGCACTTCCTCAAGATGAAGCTCTGACTGCAGAGCTCAATAAG GACCAGCCTGCCATTTCTGTCCATTGTTTTAAAGAAGGGATGAAAATAGAAGCGGTGGACCCTGCATCGCCAATCTGTATTAGGCCGGCCACTGTCACCAAG GTTTTCAGTGAGCTGTACTTTCTGGTAACAATGGATGACCTTTGTGGTATTGAGGAGTCCGAAGCCTCAAGGCGCTGCTTTCTGTGCCACAGAGACAGCCCTGGGATCTTTCCTGCTCAGTGGAGTCTTAAAAATGGGCTCCCACTCAGCCCACCACCAG GGTATCAGGGTCCAGACTTTGACTGGGCAGATTACCTAAAACATTGTGAAGCTGAAGCAGCCCCTCAGAACTGCTTTCCAACT GAGAGTGTTGAACATAGCTTTAAAGAGTCCATGAAACTGGAGGCTGTCAACCCGCTGTCACCAGAGAACATTCACGTAGCAACAGTCACCAGGGTGAAAGGGCAGTACATTTGGCTCAGCCTGGAAG GTCTAAAACAGCCCATGCCAGAGTTGACAGTTCATGTGGATTCTCTCGACATCTTCCCTGTGAGCTGGTGTGAGACAAACGGCTATCCACTGGTGTACCCCATCAAGCCTTTGG AAAATGAGAGGAAGATTGCTGTAGTGCAGCCCGAAAAACA CAGAGCTCCATCAAAGTCGTCATCACCAGTGACTGTTAAGCAACATGTGGCCAATCAACCAGAAGCTG GACAGGGTAATGGAAAATACTGTTGCCCCAAGATCTACTTTAACCATCGTTGTTTTTCTGGCCCATACCTTAATAAGGGACGCATAGCTGAACTCCCTCAGTTCATTGGCCCTGGAAATTGTGTCCTTGTGCTCAAAGAG GTTTTGACTCTTCTCATCAACTCTGCATACAAACCAAGCCGCGTGCTAAGGGAGTTGCAGTTGGATCAGGAAAGTCGCTGGCAAGGGCATGGAGAGACTCTCAAAGCCAA ATACAAGGGAAAGAGTTACAGGGCAACAGTGGAAATAGTCCGCACAGCAGATCGAGTGGCAGACTTCTGCAGGAAAACCTGCATCAAGTTAGAATGCTGTCCCAACCTTTTTGGACCTCGCATGGTTCTGGAGCACTGCTCAGAGAACTGCTCTGTCCTCACCAAGACCAAATACA CGTACTACTACGGAAAGAAGAAGAGCAAACGCGTGGGGCGTCCGCCTGGAGGCCACTCAAACCTCGAGGCTGGAGTGAAGAGACGAGGGAGAAGGAGGAAAAGAAGGAAGCAGCTCTTTGTCCATAAAAAGAGACGCTCTTCAACATCGGTAGATAACACTCCTGCTGGGTCTCCACAG GGAAGTGGAGAAGAAGAAGATCTTGATGAAGATGACTCCCTAAGTGAAGACTCTGGCTCAGAACTGCAGGATGATCTCCAAGATGATTCCGAACAATCGGTAGAAAAGTCCCAGCCCCCCACACCGTCCCCATCACCACCTACAACACCGAGACCCACGAGGCGGCGGCGGAAACCCCGTTCGCCCTCTTTCTCTGATGATGAGAATCATCCTCCTTCACCAAAG ACATCAAAGACAGAACCTCCTCAAAAGTTGTGCTTGGACACCAGCCCGCTGGAATGGAGCGTGACTGATGTAGTTCGTTTTATCAGAACTACTGACTGTGCACCTCTAGCACGCATTTTCATGGATCAA GAGATTGACGGACAGGCTATGCTGCTGCTGAACCTTCCAACTGTGCAGGAGTGTATGGACTTGAAGCTGGGACCAGCCATCAAGCTGTGCCACCACATAGAGAGGGTCAAACTGGCGTTTTATCAACAATTTGCCACGTAG